In Helianthus annuus cultivar XRQ/B chromosome 3, HanXRQr2.0-SUNRISE, whole genome shotgun sequence, a single window of DNA contains:
- the LOC110929685 gene encoding uncharacterized protein LOC110929685 isoform X1: MSRIWSRLSAMLRNRTFMGADKAGNQYYVRTEQIDGIMKEKRWVEFKGEVDSTSIPVEWICWLNGQRKVAPTPEEMAILEARRQRVKENVALLKKEEEEKKAREGSGRKITSMGKGDGPDLKSFIQQLPVASEVDKSGEASEATSSKRSTKTQEEKEVQDQAKQEPESAEPTGSGASFRPGTWQPPT, encoded by the exons ATGTCAAGAATATGGTCGAGGTTATCAGCAATGTTGAGAAATCGAACATTCATGGGAGCCGACAAAGCAGGAAATCAATACTATGTTCGTACTGAACAGATCGACGGTATCA TGAAGGAGAAGCGGTGGGTAGAATTCAAAGGGGAAGTTGATTCGACCTCCATTCCAG TCGAATGGATATGTTGGCTGAATGGGCAGCGCAAGGTGGCTCCAACACCAGAG GAGATGGCTATACTGGAGGCAAGGCGTCAGCGTGTTAAAGAAAACGTTGCCC TTCTCAAGAAGgaagaggaagaaaagaaagcGAGGGAAGGCAGTGGTCGTAAAATAACAAGCATGG GTAAAGGCGATGGCCCGGACCTAAAAAGTTTCATTCAGCAACTCCCCGTTGCCTCAGAAG TTGATAAATCTGGGGAAGCATCTGAAGCGACAAGTAGCAAGCG GAGTACCAAGACACAAGAGGAGAAAGAGGTCCAAGATCAAGCAAAACAAGAACCAGA GTCAGCAGAGCCAACAGGATCGGGTGCCTCATTTAGACCAGGAACATGGCAACCGCCTACAtga
- the LOC110929685 gene encoding NADH dehydrogenase [ubiquinone] 1 alpha subcomplex assembly factor 2 isoform X2, whose product MSRIWSRLSAMLRNRTFMGADKAGNQYYVRTEQIDGIMKEKRWVEFKGEVDSTSIPVEWICWLNGQRKVAPTPEEMAILEARRQRVKENVALLKKEEEEKKAREGSGRKITSMGKGDGPDLKSFIQQLPVASEVDKSGEASEATSSKRTKTQEEKEVQDQAKQEPESAEPTGSGASFRPGTWQPPT is encoded by the exons ATGTCAAGAATATGGTCGAGGTTATCAGCAATGTTGAGAAATCGAACATTCATGGGAGCCGACAAAGCAGGAAATCAATACTATGTTCGTACTGAACAGATCGACGGTATCA TGAAGGAGAAGCGGTGGGTAGAATTCAAAGGGGAAGTTGATTCGACCTCCATTCCAG TCGAATGGATATGTTGGCTGAATGGGCAGCGCAAGGTGGCTCCAACACCAGAG GAGATGGCTATACTGGAGGCAAGGCGTCAGCGTGTTAAAGAAAACGTTGCCC TTCTCAAGAAGgaagaggaagaaaagaaagcGAGGGAAGGCAGTGGTCGTAAAATAACAAGCATGG GTAAAGGCGATGGCCCGGACCTAAAAAGTTTCATTCAGCAACTCCCCGTTGCCTCAGAAG TTGATAAATCTGGGGAAGCATCTGAAGCGACAAGTAGCAAGCG TACCAAGACACAAGAGGAGAAAGAGGTCCAAGATCAAGCAAAACAAGAACCAGA GTCAGCAGAGCCAACAGGATCGGGTGCCTCATTTAGACCAGGAACATGGCAACCGCCTACAtga
- the LOC110929685 gene encoding uncharacterized protein LOC110929685 isoform X3, protein MFVLNRSTVSVMKEKRWVEFKGEVDSTSIPVEWICWLNGQRKVAPTPEEMAILEARRQRVKENVALLKKEEEEKKAREGSGRKITSMGKGDGPDLKSFIQQLPVASEVDKSGEASEATSSKRSTKTQEEKEVQDQAKQEPESAEPTGSGASFRPGTWQPPT, encoded by the exons ATGTTCGTACTGAACAGATCGACGGTATCAGTAA TGAAGGAGAAGCGGTGGGTAGAATTCAAAGGGGAAGTTGATTCGACCTCCATTCCAG TCGAATGGATATGTTGGCTGAATGGGCAGCGCAAGGTGGCTCCAACACCAGAG GAGATGGCTATACTGGAGGCAAGGCGTCAGCGTGTTAAAGAAAACGTTGCCC TTCTCAAGAAGgaagaggaagaaaagaaagcGAGGGAAGGCAGTGGTCGTAAAATAACAAGCATGG GTAAAGGCGATGGCCCGGACCTAAAAAGTTTCATTCAGCAACTCCCCGTTGCCTCAGAAG TTGATAAATCTGGGGAAGCATCTGAAGCGACAAGTAGCAAGCG GAGTACCAAGACACAAGAGGAGAAAGAGGTCCAAGATCAAGCAAAACAAGAACCAGA GTCAGCAGAGCCAACAGGATCGGGTGCCTCATTTAGACCAGGAACATGGCAACCGCCTACAtga